AGAAGCGGGCCAGGTGCCTACGCACGGCGGCCCGGGCGTAGCACGCGTGGTAGACCGCCACCAGCGTGATGGCCAGGAACATAGCCACCGCGGCGATCACGTGGGCGTGTTCGGCGAACCAGTCCCACAGCATCAGCGGTGCACCGGCGATGGCGATGACCAACAGTGCTGCCGGAAGCCATTTTTCGACGCTCAGCAGCGCGGTGGCGATGGTCTTCCACGGGGTGGCGGCCTCGGCGCAGGAGGGAAGCGAGGCCACCGGCGGTGGCTGGGGGCGGCGCCGGCGTTCCATCGCCAGGTACATGCCGGTGCCGGCGGCGATGGCGACGAACAGCGCGGCGATGTTGTTGGCGACGGCCCCGAACGGGTCGCTCACGGTCGGTAGCCAGGGCCGGCACAGATCGACGGGGCCGGCCGGCACCAGGGCGACGATGAACGCCATGAACCCGGAGAAGTTGAGCAGCGCATCCTCGCCCACCCGGCTGCCCTTGTAGGCGATCAGGCAGATGCCGATCGCGCACAGGGAAGCCAGGAACACCGCGTGGGTGCGGGTGTAGAAGAACGCACTGATCGAGCCCTGCAGGCAGCTGTGCGCCCCCGTCAACGCCAGCGACGTCAACAGGAACACCACCAGCGCGACCAGGCCCACCCTGACATAGCGGTAGGTGACCATGGTGTCGCTGGAGTGGTTGCCAACCATGGGGCTATTAGCTCACGAGTGAGTCCGGAGCTCCCGTCACCACGCAGTGGGTGTGGCTGTAGATGGTCGGCATGCATCTGTTGCAGTGCGTGCACTTGGACAAAACGGGGCTTTGACCGCCGTTGTCTTTTTCGGCCTTGATCCGGTTCAACAGATCGGGTTCGGCGAGCAGCGCCCGGCCCATCGCGACGAAGTCGAAGCCCGCCGCCATCGCCCGGTCCATGGTCTCGCGGTTGGTGATACCGCCGAGCAGGATGATCGGCATGGTCAGCTCGGCGCGGAACTTCTCGGCGTCGCGCATCAGATACGCCTCGTGATACGGGTATTCGCGGAAGAACTTGTTGCCGCTCATCCGGATACCCCAGCTGATCGGGGGTTTGAAGTTCGCCGCGAACTCCTTGACCGGTGCCCCGCCGCGGAACAGGTACATCGGGTTGACCAGCGAGCTGCCCGCGGTGAGCTCGATGGCGTCCAGACCGCCGTCCTCTTCCAGCCACTTCGCCGTCTGCAGCGACTCGTCGATCGGGATGCCGCCGCGCACGCCGTCGCTCATGTTCAGCTTGGCGACGACGGCGATCTTCCTGTCGCCGTGCTTGTCGACCGCGTCGCGTACCGCGCGCACCACGCCGCGGGCCACCTTCGCCCGGTTCTCCAGCGATCCGCCGAACTCGTCGGTGCGCCGGTTGATCAGCGGGGACAGGAACGAGCTGGCCAGGTAGTTGTGGCCGAGGTGGACCTCGACGGCGTCGAACCCGGAGTCGATGGCCAGCCGGGCGGCGTTGGCGTGCGCTTGAATCACATCCCGGACGTCGTCCTTTGACGCCTTCTTGGCGAACCGCATCGACAGCGGGTTGAAGAACCGCACGGGGGCCAGCGCCTTGGCCTTGTTGGTCCGCGAGTTGGCGACCGGACCGGCGTGGCCGATCTGCGCACTGATGGCCGCGCCTTCGGCGTGGATCGTCTCGGTGAGTTTGGTCAGTCCGGGGACCGCCTCGGGCCGCATCCAGATCTGCCAGCCGTCGGTGCGGCCACCGGGGGACACCGCGCAGTAGGCGACGGTGGTCATGCCGACGCCGCCGGCCGCGGGCAGCCGGTGATAGTTGATCAAATCGTCGGTGACCAGCGCGTTGGGCGTGGACGCTTCGAAGGTGGCGGCCTTGATGATGCGGTTGCGCAGCGTCACCGGGCCGAGCTTGGCCTCACTGAAAACATCAGTGAACACATTGGGCTGAGTGTTCATAGATGGAGCTTGCCACGTCACCTGACACAATGGCAGCCGTGGGTGCGATTGTGTTGGACGGTAAGGCCACGCGTGACGAGATCTTCGTCGACCTCAAACAGCGCGTAGCGAAGTTGGCCGAGGCGGGGCGGACGCCGGGGCTCGGCACCGTGCTGGTCGGCGACGATCCCGGGTCGCAGGCCTACGTGCGCGGCAAGCACGCCGACTGCGCCAAGGTCGGGATCAACTCGATCCGCCGGGACCTGCCTGCCGACATCACGCAGGCCCAGCTCGACGAGACCATCGACGAGCTCAATGCCAACCCGGAGTGCACGGGCTACATCGTGCAGCTGCCGCTGCCCAAGCATCTCGACGAGAACGCCGCGCTGGAGCGCATCGACCCGGCCAAGGATGCCGACGGCCTGCACCCGACCAACCTGGGCCGTCTGGTGCTCGGGAAGGATGCACCGCTGCCCTGCACCCCGCGCGGCATCGTGCACCTGCTGCGCCGGTTCGAGGTGCCGATCGCCGGCGCGCACGTGGTGGTGATCGGCCGTGGAGTCACCGTCGGCCGGCCGATGGGTCTGCTGCTCACCCGCCGTTCGGAGAACGCCACCGTCACGCTCTGTCACACCGGCACCCGCGATCTGCCTGCGCTGACCCGGCAGGCCGACATCATCGTCGCCGCGGTCGGCGTGCCGCACATGGTGACCGCGGACATGGTCAAGCCCGGAGCGGCCGTCGTCGACGTCGGTGTGAGCCGGGTGGACGGCAAGCTCACCGGTGACGTCGCCCCCGACGTCTGGGATGTGGCCGGCCACGTGTCGCCCAACCCGGGCGGGGTGGGTCCGCTGACCCGGGCGTTCCTGCTGACCAACGTCGTCGAGCTCGAAGAGTCGAAACTGGCGTGACGGCAAAGGAGTTCGTCCGCAAGGTGGTTGCCGGACAGTGGCCGATCCTTCTGGTCGGGCTGATCTTCGTCGCGGCATTCGCCTTGGTGGTGGCGGGCTACTGGCGCCGTGGCGCGCTGGTCATCGGCATCGGCGTGGGTGCGGCGGCGGCGCTGCGGCTCGCGCTCACCGATGACCGCGCAGGTCTCCTCGTCGTGCGCTCGCGCACCATCGACTTCACCACCACCGCCACCGTGAGCGCGGCGGTGCTCTACATCGCCTGGACCATCGACCCGCTGGGCACCAGCTAGTTCTCACCGAGTGGCCAGTTGTGGCACACGATTCGCGAGAATCCGTGCATAACTGGCCACTCGCCGTGGTCAATCACCGGTCACGGCGAACAACGCCGCCCACTGCCCGGCGGTCAACTCGCGCGGCAGCGCGTGGGGGTGAACCTGGTTGGCGCTCAACCATCGCCGGTCGACGTGCGGACGCAGGATCTGGCCCAAGCCGCGCCCGCGCCCGGTGAACACCCGGTGCACCAGTGACTGATAGCGCCGACGGTCGGCCCAGGGGACCAAGGGTTCGGTTCGGCGCGCGATGGTCAGCAGCCCGGCGTCCACACTGGGCCGTGGCCGAAATGCGTCCGCGGAAACCTTTCGAGCCAAGCCGAACTCGAACCACGGCCACCACTGGGCGGTCAGCATGGTGGCGCCGCCCACCGCCGCCCGCCGCCGGGCCACCTCCCACTGCACCACCAGTACGGCGTCGGTCCAGGCCGGCGCGTGAAGCAGACGGCGCAGGATCGCGGTGGTCAGGTGAAAGGGCAGGTTACCCACGACCACGTGCGGCACCCGCGGCAGCCGGTAGTGCAGGAAGTCGGTGCTGACCACCTCGGCCGAGGTTCGCTCCGCCAGCCGCGTGGCGCGCCGTCGGTCGATCTCGATGGCGGTCAGCGGCCGGTTCAGCCGCTGGAGCGGCAGGGTGAGCGCGCCGTCCCCCGCGCCGATCTCGACGATGGGACCTGTTGTGCGCCCGACGATGTGGACGATGTCGGCGATCGCGCGACGATCGCACAGGAAATTCTGGCCGTTCTCATGGCGGCCATGATGAGCTGAAGGCACGGATACTCCGCAGACGCAGGGACAAAGCTGCTGCGGCGGAAATTTCCGAGAAAGTGAATATCCGCCGCTAGGTGATGCGCAAGCGGATGTAGGTCACTGACATGGACGCCACGGTAGGCGAGCCGGCGCGGGTGCTCAACCCAATTTCGGTGACCGCCGACAGGACGCCGCACATTCACAGGAAATGCCCAGGAGGCAATATTGCCCAGAAGGCAAACTTGCGTCTACCGTGTGGGATATGGCGCCGGGACTGCGAGAACGTAAGAAGCTCGACACGCGAAGGGCGCTCAGCGACGCCGCGCTGACGTTGGCGTTCGAGCGCGGGCTGGAAAACGTCACCCGTGAGGACATCGCCAACCTCGCCGGCGTCTCGTTGCGCACGTTCACCAACTACTTCGCCGGCAAGTACGACGCGCTGGCGTATCGGCAACAGGAGCGGATGCGGCGCAGTATCGACATGCTGCGCACGCGGCCCGCCGACGAGCCACTGTGGACCGCCATCACCGAAGCGGTGATAAATCCGGTGGACGCCGACATGGCCGATGTCTACGGTGTGGAGAACGCGCTGTCGACCCGTCAGCAGTTGGCCGAGGTCCGAAAACTGTTGATGATCCCCGAGATCCGCGACGCAACCTTCCGGGCCATGGTCGACGAGTGGGTCGCGGCGATCGCCGAGCGCACCGGTACCGACCCGCAGCGGGACATGTACCCGCGGTTGGTGGCCGCCGTCGTGCGCGCGGTCGGCGACGTCGCGATGGACGAATACGGAAATTCCGATCCGCCGGTGGCTTTCACGTCACTGCTGCGCAAGGGGTTCGCGGCGGTGGCCGCGGGCCTACCCGAACCAGGAGGTAAGCAGTGAAAGATCAGGTAGACGTCGTCATCTCCGGCGCGGGCCCCAACGGCCTGCTGGTGGCCGGCGAGTTGGCCCTGGCCGGCGTCCGGCCGGTGGTGCTCGAGCGGCTGTCGGAGCCCAGTGCCGAACTCAAGGCCAATGGCATTGTCGGACAGGCGAACCGGGTGCTCGACCTGCGTGGTCTGTATCAGACCCTCAGCGATTCCGACGCGGCTCCCGAGCCGATGGACGGCTACATCTTCGCGGGCATGCAGGTCCCGTTCGCCGATGTCGTCGACAACCCGATGTACGGCATGCTGATCCAGCAGCCTCGGGTGGTGCGCCAGCTG
The genomic region above belongs to Mycolicibacterium sp. HK-90 and contains:
- a CDS encoding diphosphate--fructose-6-phosphate 1-phosphotransferase, giving the protein MVGNHSSDTMVTYRYVRVGLVALVVFLLTSLALTGAHSCLQGSISAFFYTRTHAVFLASLCAIGICLIAYKGSRVGEDALLNFSGFMAFIVALVPAGPVDLCRPWLPTVSDPFGAVANNIAALFVAIAAGTGMYLAMERRRRPQPPPVASLPSCAEAATPWKTIATALLSVEKWLPAALLVIAIAGAPLMLWDWFAEHAHVIAAVAMFLAITLVAVYHACYARAAVRRHLARFYATIAALMLTTIVAALILLAIGWHFGVITVELILIVLFAVFWAVQTWDVWDAQDRYPAEAVPTLANTPT
- a CDS encoding NADH:flavin oxidoreductase; the protein is MNTQPNVFTDVFSEAKLGPVTLRNRIIKAATFEASTPNALVTDDLINYHRLPAAGGVGMTTVAYCAVSPGGRTDGWQIWMRPEAVPGLTKLTETIHAEGAAISAQIGHAGPVANSRTNKAKALAPVRFFNPLSMRFAKKASKDDVRDVIQAHANAARLAIDSGFDAVEVHLGHNYLASSFLSPLINRRTDEFGGSLENRAKVARGVVRAVRDAVDKHGDRKIAVVAKLNMSDGVRGGIPIDESLQTAKWLEEDGGLDAIELTAGSSLVNPMYLFRGGAPVKEFAANFKPPISWGIRMSGNKFFREYPYHEAYLMRDAEKFRAELTMPIILLGGITNRETMDRAMAAGFDFVAMGRALLAEPDLLNRIKAEKDNGGQSPVLSKCTHCNRCMPTIYSHTHCVVTGAPDSLVS
- a CDS encoding bifunctional methylenetetrahydrofolate dehydrogenase/methenyltetrahydrofolate cyclohydrolase, whose protein sequence is MGAIVLDGKATRDEIFVDLKQRVAKLAEAGRTPGLGTVLVGDDPGSQAYVRGKHADCAKVGINSIRRDLPADITQAQLDETIDELNANPECTGYIVQLPLPKHLDENAALERIDPAKDADGLHPTNLGRLVLGKDAPLPCTPRGIVHLLRRFEVPIAGAHVVVIGRGVTVGRPMGLLLTRRSENATVTLCHTGTRDLPALTRQADIIVAAVGVPHMVTADMVKPGAAVVDVGVSRVDGKLTGDVAPDVWDVAGHVSPNPGGVGPLTRAFLLTNVVELEESKLA
- a CDS encoding DUF3017 domain-containing protein; the protein is MTAKEFVRKVVAGQWPILLVGLIFVAAFALVVAGYWRRGALVIGIGVGAAAALRLALTDDRAGLLVVRSRTIDFTTTATVSAAVLYIAWTIDPLGTS
- the erm gene encoding 23S ribosomal RNA methyltransferase Erm: MPSAHHGRHENGQNFLCDRRAIADIVHIVGRTTGPIVEIGAGDGALTLPLQRLNRPLTAIEIDRRRATRLAERTSAEVVSTDFLHYRLPRVPHVVVGNLPFHLTTAILRRLLHAPAWTDAVLVVQWEVARRRAAVGGATMLTAQWWPWFEFGLARKVSADAFRPRPSVDAGLLTIARRTEPLVPWADRRRYQSLVHRVFTGRGRGLGQILRPHVDRRWLSANQVHPHALPRELTAGQWAALFAVTGD
- a CDS encoding TetR/AcrR family transcriptional regulator, producing the protein MAPGLRERKKLDTRRALSDAALTLAFERGLENVTREDIANLAGVSLRTFTNYFAGKYDALAYRQQERMRRSIDMLRTRPADEPLWTAITEAVINPVDADMADVYGVENALSTRQQLAEVRKLLMIPEIRDATFRAMVDEWVAAIAERTGTDPQRDMYPRLVAAVVRAVGDVAMDEYGNSDPPVAFTSLLRKGFAAVAAGLPEPGGKQ